One stretch of Candida orthopsilosis Co 90-125, chromosome 3 draft sequence DNA includes these proteins:
- a CDS encoding Tim22 protein (mitochondrial inner membrane protein, involved protein import), which yields MSMIGVYQGPQPPKKSLQEMTQQEQAEEGARYFVDFMQSCPGKTAMAGASGFALGGFFGLFMASMAYDTPVGTDAVKHISDLPFKQQMKLQFTDMAKRSYSSAKNFGYIGLVYSGVECSIESFRAKHDLYNGVTAGCITGAGLAIKGGPQAAFIGCAGFAAFSLAIDMYLHSDAAPPPKNDYDI from the coding sequence atgAGTATGATTGGCGTATATCAAGGGCCACAGCCGCCCAAAAAGAGTCTTCAAGAGATGACCCAACAAGAGCAAGCAGAAGAAGGTGCAAGATACTTTGTTGACTTTATGCAATCGTGTCCTGGAAAAACCGCCATGGCTGGAGCAAGCGGGTTCGCCCTTGGTGGGttctttggtttatttATGGCATCCATGGCTTACGATACACCCGTGGGGACTGATGCTGTCAAACATATTAGTGATTTACCcttcaaacaacaaatgaaGCTACAATTTACTGATATGGCCAAAAGATCATACTCATCGGCCAAAAATTTCGGGTATATTGGTTTGGTTTATTCGGGGGTTGAATGTAGTATTGAAAGTTTTCGAGCCAAACATGATTTGTACAATGGTGTCACTGCTGGATGCATAACGGGTGCTGGGTTGGCAATCAAAGGAGGTCCACAAGCGGCATTTATTGGATGCGCTGGTTTTGCTGCTTTCAGTTTGGCAATAGATATGTATTTGCATAGCGACGCAGCTCCTCCACCAAAGAATGACTATGATATATGA
- a CDS encoding Taz1 protein (S. cerevisiae homolog TAZ1 has role inner mitochondrial membrane organization, mitochondrial ATP synthesis coupled electron transport, cardiolipin process, phospholipid biosynthetic process, protein complex), with amino-acid sequence MSFQDVLKRGDEFLEEYPRTNPLWNYASHATCLFMITGSKIILNTLYKPFVHNIEKLDNALAKARLENRGLLTVMNHMSVVDDPAFYAALPWRYHLDIDTIRWGFGAHNICFSNVFQSWFFNLGKILGTKRFGEGPFQGSLDAAIRILSPDDTLDLEYAPGIKEESKPIVLQTVNNVYDKSNTDLVKFIKPTPDSTNVLMSKSPFIRTKTSWFHVFPEGFVLQLQEPHNNSMRYFKWGVSRLILESTRAPVVVPIFTYGFEKVAPEDTAEEGIKRWLPANVGAEIHLTIGDAISDQKIEQYRQEWRKLVAKYIDKSNPTDLSEELKNGDKAQDLRSSLAAYLRDNVLQIRDTIPLLKPEDPRFKDPKFWKIYTNTEGMSNEDVKFVGKNWAIRRFQSHLPEYEDDSK; translated from the coding sequence ATGTCTTTCCAAGATGTCTTGAAACGTGGAGATGAGTTCCTAGAGGAATATCCGAGAACCAATCCACTTTGGAACTATGCATCGCATGCCACGTGTTTATTCATGATCACCGGATCCAAAATTATTCTCAACACTTTGTACAAACCGTTCGTTCACAATATAGAGAAATTAGATAATGCATTAGCGAAAGCAAGGTTGGAGAATAGGGGCCTTCTTACAGTTATGAACCACATGTCTGTAGTTGATGACCCTGCTTTCTATGCAGCACTACCCTGGAGATACCATTTAGATATAGATACCATTAGATGGGGTTTTGGCGCTCACAATATTTGTTTCAGTAAtgtatttcaaagttgGTTTTTTAACTTGGGAAAGATATTGGGTacaaaaagatttggagAAGGTCCTTTCCAAGGCTCATTGGATGCTGCAATTAGAATATTGAGTCCAGATGATACATTAGATCTCGAATATGCGCCTGGTATTAAAGAAGAATCTAAGccaattgttttgcaaaCAGTTAATAATGTCTACgacaaatcaaatacagACTTGgtaaaattcatcaagCCAACGCCAGACTCGACAAATGTCCTTATGTCAAAAAGCCCATTCATACGAACAAAGACTTCATGGTTTCACGTATTTCCCGAAGGTTTTGTATTGCAATTACAGGAGCCACATAACAATTCAATGAGGTATTTCAAATGGGGTGTAAGTAGACTCATTCTTGAATCGACCAGAGCTCCAGTTGTTGTGCCAATTTTCACGTATGGATTTGAGAAAGTTGCTCCAGAGGACACTGCAGAAGAAGGTATAAAAAGGTGGCTACCAGCCAACGTAGGAGCTGAAATACATTTGACAATAGGAGATGCAATCTCtgatcaaaaaattgagcaaTACAGACAAGAGTGGAGAAAATTAGTGGCCAAATATATTGACAAATCGAATCCAACAGATTTGTCAGAGGAGTTGAAGAATGGCGATAAAGCGCAAGATTTACGAAGCTCGCTAGCAGCATACCTACGCGATAATGTCTTACAAATTAGAGATACAATTCCGTTACTCAAGCCCGAAGACCCTAGGTTTAAGGACccaaaattttggaaaatataCACCAATACTGAGGGCATGAGTAATGAGGATGTTAAATTTGTTGGCAAAAACTGGGCCATCAGAAGATTCCAATCTCATTTACCCGAGTATGAAGATGATAGTAAATAG
- a CDS encoding Kar3 kinesin-like microtubule motor protein produces MTPDNMNSKNDFEDKENIGQSVHMGHKSQSTILSSPPLDKRLRENHLTTSHQTTKMRKFTPTASRSTGFTISDVHRLRQQINEKEQDSDSLNTSLVTLRTQIQSQSLNNFTLESKYLNLVTQLTELKSNIENLNDFEESSMRELQHKFDITSQKMMVQHQERLNSKKEEIAAEIDKMLQEKQGKYLDVIEKLNSSVKSLEEVKEELGTELEQRIDAAKKSFQEEAESRRNKLAKSRSVNEEKSASVKHTISDLKKEIIEINEISIPSKQKEYTRYDSILHQLQSKNSEKQKEIDSTRNFIANKNKQVTELNEQSKLRSEELARMKFEIKRMKMELVDQETKRRKLHSQLQDLKGNIRVFCRIRAVPGESKLIKFDLPDDDLNEDAKQELSIVKENVGISNSSNSYRFQFDKIFSMNHENEYIFEEYSQLIQSCIDGANVCVFAYGQTGSGKTFTMSHPENGMIPLSIKKIFDDIKELDAQEQQWEYEISGKFIEIYNENIIDLLNSQSNDKHEIKHDDINCKTKLTNITTIPITSPSQANLILEQVNKRRSTAATKSNDKSSRSHSIFIIDIKGSNKATGVKTFGTLNLIDLAGSERINVSQVEGERLKETQAINKSLSAVGDVISSLNSNQGSHIPYRNSKLTYLLKHSLGGNSKTLMFVNISPLSANFNETINSLRFATKVNSTKLGQ; encoded by the coding sequence ATGACACCTGATAATATGAATAGCAAAAATGATTTCGAAGATAAGGAGAATATCGGTCAATCTGTCCATATGGGGCACAAGTCACAGTCGACTATCTTGTCTTCTCCGCCACTTGATAAACGTCTAAGGGAGAATCACCTAACAACAAGTCaccaaacaacaaagatgAGGAAATTCACACCAACAGCTAGTAGGTCGACCGGATTTACGATATCTGATGTACACAGACTTCGTCAACAaattaatgaaaaagaGCAAGATCTGGACCTGTTGAATACTAGTCTTGTAACTTTAAGAACTCAGATACAATCACAatcattgaacaatttcacCCTAGAGAGCAAGTACTTAAACTTAGTTACGCAATTGACAGAATTGAAGCTGAATATagaaaatttgaatgattttgaagagtCTTCCATGAGAGAGTTGCAGCACAAATTTGATATAACGAGTCAAAAGATGATGGTGCAACATCAAGAGAGGTTGAACCTGaaaaaagaggaaattgCCGCTGAGATAGATAAGATGCTCCAGGAGAAACAGGGTAAGTATTTGgatgttattgaaaagttgaatagTAGTGTAAAAAGTCTTGAAGAGGTGAAGGAAGAACTAGGCACCGAATTGGAACAAAGAATAGATGCAGCTAAAAAATCATTCCAAGAGGAAGCTGAATCTCGTCGGAacaaattggcaaaatccAGGTCAGTTAATGAGGAGAAATCTGCCTCCGTAAAGCATACTATCAGTGACCTCAAGAAGGAGatcattgaaattaacGAAATTAGCATACCAAGTAAGCAAAAAGAGTACACTAGATACGACTCCatacttcatcaattacAGTCCAAAAACTCTGAAAAGCagaaggaaattgattcTACAAGGAACTTTATAGCAAATAAGAACAAACAAGTCACTGAGCTAAACGAACAATCAAAGTTACGAAGTGAGGAGTTGGCAAGGATgaagtttgaaatcaaaaggatgaagatggagtTGGTAGACCAGGAGACCAAGAGAAGGAAATTACACTCTCAGTTGCAGGATTTGAAAGGCAATATTCGTGTGTTTTGTCGTATCAGAGCTGTCCCTGGTGAATCCAAACTCATCAAGTTTGACCTAccagatgatgatttgaatgaagatGCAAAACAAGAACTATCAATCGTGAAAGAAAATGTTGGAATATCCAACTCTTCAAACTCGTACAGATTccaatttgacaaaatctTCTCAATGAACCACGAGAATGAATACATCTTTGAAGAGTATTCTCAATTGATACAAAGTTGTATTGACGGCGCAAATGTTTGTGTCTTTGCCTATGGACAAACAGGTTCTGGGAAGACATTCACCATGTCCCATCCAGAAAATGGAATGATTCCTTTgtcaataaaaaaaatatttgacGATATTAAAGAGCTTGATGCACAAGAGCAACAATGGGAATATGAAATCAGTGGGAAATTCATTGAGATTTATAATGAAAACATTattgatcttttgaatTCTCAACTGAACGATAAACACGAAATTAAACATGATGATATAAACTGCAAGACTAAACTTACTAATATCACAACTATACCCATCACATCGCCTTCTCAAGCAAATTTAATTCTTGAGCAAGTaaataaaagaagaagcacAGCTGCTACGAAATCGAATGATAAGTCGTCTCGTTCGCATTCAATCTTCATTATTGATATTAAAGGTTCCAATAAGGCAACTGGAGTGAAAACTTTTGGAACTTTAAATCTTATAGACTTAGCAGGTTCAGAACGTATAAATGTTTCACAAGTTGAAGGTGAAAGATTAAAGGAAACTCAAGCAATCAATAAATCGTTATCAGCAGTTGGAGACGTGATATCCTCCTTAAACTCGAATCAAGGATCACATATTCCTTATAgaaattccaaattgacATACTTGTTGAAACATAGTCTTGGAGGGAATTCGAAGACGCTAATGTTTGTCAATATATCTCCATTAAGTGCAAATTTTAATGAAACAATCAACTCACTAAGATTTGCTACAAAAGTGAATAGTACGAAATTGGGTCAATAA
- a CDS encoding Rrp15 nucleolar protein (constituent of pre-60S ribosomal particles), which translates to MPNNNKPKSILKNKGKPAPAHTTSKATDLSSQPSDSSNESSEKENGSEESSSEDIEDDLSDLDENDEVDVADVSSEDDSEEDDSEVDSVEEEDDSFPLKKKQKKNKDDGSESFANAFNSIINSKLKAYNRKDPILARNKTTLKKLESEKLENKAKRALLLEKKQFQDKHRIKQLLPAATEGSDSNQIREILDKERQMKKIAQKGVVKLFNAVLATQLKTNQEISKVQAGQSRKEELMTDVSKEKFMDLIAAAGED; encoded by the coding sequence ATGCCAAACAATAATAAACCTAAATCTATACTAAAGAACAAAGGGAAACCTGCTCCCGCACATACCACTTCGAAAGCTACTGACTTGAGTAGTCAGCCATCTGATTCCTCAAATGAACTGAGCGAGAAGGAAAACGGCTCAGAAGAAAGCAGTTCAGAGGACATCGAAGATGATTTGTCAGATTTAGACGAGAATGACGAAGTAGATGTTGCTGATGTATCAAGCGAGGATGAttcagaagaagatgatagTGAGGTAGATTCAGtagaggaagaagatgataGTTTCccattgaagaagaagcaaaagaagaacaaagaCGATGGATCAGAATCCTTCGCAAATGCGTTTAATTCGATTataaattccaaattgaaagcaTATAATAGAAAGGATCCTATATTAGCAAGAAATAAGACCACCTTAAAGAAACTTGAgagtgaaaaattggaaaacaaagcaaaaaGAGCATTATTATTAGAAAAGAAGCAATTTCAAGACAAGCATAGAATAAAACAATTATTGCCAGCTGCTACAGAAGGATCTGACTCGAATCAAATACGGGAAATTTTGGATAAGGAGAGACagatgaaaaagattgcCCAAAAGGGTGTAgtcaaacttttcaatgCCGTCTTGGCTACTCAACTCAAAACTAATCAAGAGATTAGCAAAGTCCAAGCTGGTCAAAGCcgaaaagaagaattgatgaCAGACGTGTCGAAAGAAAAATTCATGGATTTGATTGCAGCTGCTGGTGAAGATTAG
- a CDS encoding membrane transporter encodes MQRFGSTSSHSIDHYEPSRSTIHRDSGDFSQSSDDESSIEIVTRQSSHNQSVNSHDLEPSQREPLTGEVLMTSTNPPKNRWRIFACVLFNFTGGFSDAAPGALLPYIEAAYNINYAVTSCIWVSNAVGFIVVASMSHKIQPWLGKRYCFPVGNLCSCIFYALVSSGTVFPVIVVGFFFGGCGFAMVAAQCNIFLSRLDQQSTYLSYYHGGYGIGATISPLIATSMVNRGIAWHYVYLILLGMMVVTGFNLFYSFENADEDLKPWDHDEHVHEGIEMADLRDRGDAGAADATSKQRSEMILALQNHVTWLIAFFCLFYQGAEVSLAGWIVTYLLDYRHSSEKTTGYVASGLWAGLTIGRLLLTRPIHKYIGLKRGVIVISVLSIVLVGLTWGIALFILEAVLVSIAGVFIGPNYPLLVTFSAQKGLIPRKIQLVSLTIMTAFGSSGGALFPFIVGLLSEKVGTFVVLPVFIALYTSMTILWLMLPNLERRKESKGKFAFLDRIW; translated from the coding sequence ATGCAGAGATTTGGTAGTACTTCAAGTCACTCAATTGACCATTATGAACcatcaagatcaacaattcatcGTGATTCAGGAGATTTTTCACAATCAAGTGACGACgaatcttcaattgaaattgtaacTAGACAATCATCACATAACCAGTCTGTCAACTCCCATGATTTGGAACCACTGCAAAGAGAGCCACTAACTGGTGAAGTGTTGATGACATCAACAAACCCACCAAAAAATAGATGGAGAATATTTGCGTGTGTATTGTTTAACTTTACTGGAGGGTTCAGTGATGCTGCGCCTGGTGCATTATTGCCCTACATTGAGGCGGCATACAACATCAACTATGCAGTCACCTCCTGCATTTGGGTCAGTAATGCAGTTGGTTTCATAGTGGTGGCTTCCATGTCTcacaaaattcaaccatGGTTGGGAAAGAGGTATTGCTTCCCCGTAGGCAACTTGTGCAGTTGTATATTTTATGCTTTAGTATCTAGTGGTACGGTGTTCCCCGTTATCGTTGTTGGGTTCTTTTTCGGTGGTTGTGGCTTTGCCATGGTTGCGGCGCAGTGTAACATCTTTCTAAGTCGGTTGGATCAGCAATCAACGTATTTGTCTTACTATCATGGTGGTTATGGTATCGGTGCAACAATATCGCCATTGATTGCAACCAGTATGGTGAATAGAGGCATTGCCTGGCATTATGTTTACTTGATTTTGTTAGGCATGATGGTGGTAACAGgattcaacttgttttaTTCGTTTGAGAATGCAGATGAAGACTTGAAGCCATGGGACCATGATGAACATGTGCATGAAGGAATTGAAATGGCTGATCTTCGTGATAGAGGTGACGCTGGAGCAGCAGATGCAACATCCAAACAACGCCTGGAAATGATCTTGGCTTTACAAAACCACGTAACGTGGTTGATTGCATTCTTTTGCTTGTTTTACCAAGGTGCAGAGGTTTCTTTAGCTGGTTGGATTGTCACCTACTTGTTAGACTACAGGCATTCAAGTGAGAAAACTACAGGTTATGTGGCTTCTGGCCTATGGGCAGGATTGACAATAGGAAGATTGCTACTAACACGCCCCATTCACAAATATATCGGGTTGAAGCGAGGTGTCATTGTTATTTCAGTATTATCGATTGTATTAGTAGGTTTGACATGGGGCATCGCATTGTTTATTCTTGAGGCTGTATTGGTTTCTATAGCAGGAGTTTTTATAGGACCCAATTATCCATTGTTAGTTACATTCAGTGCACAAAAGGGTCTAATCCCCAGGAAAATTCAGTTGGTATCCTTGACTATAATGACTGCGTTTGGATCTTCTGGTGGAGCACTATTTCCCTTCATTGTTGGTTTATTGTCTGAAAAAGTTGGTACATTTGTTGTATTGCCCGTGTTTATTGCTTTGTACACCTCAATGACTATACTTTGGTTAATGTTGCCTAATTTAGAAAGACGGAAGGAGTCAAAAGGTAAGTTCGCCTTTTTAGATAGAATTTGGTAG